From the Carya illinoinensis cultivar Pawnee chromosome 4, C.illinoinensisPawnee_v1, whole genome shotgun sequence genome, one window contains:
- the LOC122307857 gene encoding putative pectinesterase 63 yields the protein MALKPALLAATVWFQATFLVLRLLPTVVCLANQTVPSEPTSKLDAWIALNMKQYEKASKSRAFDNILLAGLSSTPMKIIKVKADGSGDFETINDAVKSIPSGNTDRVIISIGGGTYKEKVLVDRTKPFVTFYGQPGDMPTISYDGTAKKYGTFNSATVVVESDNFMAVNIIFENSSPKPDPKKSDGQAVAMRISGDKAAFHNCKFIGFQDTLCDDQGRHLFENCYIEGTVDFIFGNGKSIYRHTTINSVAESLGVIAAQSMDDSSEDSGFVFIDCKISGTGDMYLGRAWKETSRVVFALTFMGNQINSDGWMPAKNQESVFYGEYKCSGPGASTTKRSFGKILTDEQAKPFLSNTFIGGNEWILPVPKI from the exons ATGGCTTTGAAACCTGCACTTTTGGCTGCTACGGTGTGGTTTCAAGCCACATTCCTCGTTCTCCGACTTCTCCCAACAGTTGTATGCCTTGCCAACCAGACGGTGCCATCGGAGCCAACATCAAAACTAGATGCATGGATTGCGCTGAACATGAAACAGTATGAAAAGGCTTCAAAGAGCAGAGCTTTCGACAATATCCTCCTTGCGGGCCTTAGCAGTACACCAATGAAAATCATTAAGGTCAAAGCAGATGGTTCTGGAGATTTCGAGACGATTAACGATGCAGTGAAGAGTATTCCGTCGGGAAATACAGATCGAGTGATTATATCGATTGGTGGGGGTACGTACAAGGAAAAAGTTTTAGTCGATAGGACGAAGCCCTTCGTGACGTTCTATGGGCAACCGGGTGATATGCCCACCATATCGTATGATGGTACAGCAAAGAAATATGGGACCTTTAACAGCGCCACGGTCGTCGTTGAGTCTGACAACTTCATGGCCGTCAATATTATCTTTGAG AATTCTTCTCCAAAGCCAGATCCTAAAAAGTCAGATGGACAGGCAGTGGCAATGAGGATATCAGGGGACAAGGCAGCATTCCATAATTGCAAATTCATAGGGTTCCAAGACACCTTATGTGATGACCAGGGCAGGCATTTGTTTGAGAACTGCTACATTGAAGGCACTGTTGATTTCATCTTTGGAAATGGAAAATCCATCTACAGG CACACCACCATAAACTCGGTGGCAGAGAGTTTGGGTGTGATCGCAGCACAGTCTATGGACGACAGCTCAGAGGACAGCGGATTCGTTTTCATCGATTGCAAGATATCGGGGACCGGTGATATGTACCTTGGTCGCGCATGGAAGGAGACTTCTCGGGTTGTCTTTGCCCTTACATTCATGGGTAATCAAATCAATAGCGACGGCTGGATGCCGGCTAAGAACCAAGA GAGCGTGTTTTACGGAGAATACAAATGCTCGGGACCAGGGGCAAGCACCACAAAACGTTCATTTGGAAAGATTCTTACTGACGAACAAGCAAAGCCATTCTTGAGCAACACTTTCATCGGAGGAAACGAGTGGATTCTCCCAGTTCCCAAGATTTGA